Proteins found in one Arachis stenosperma cultivar V10309 chromosome 8, arast.V10309.gnm1.PFL2, whole genome shotgun sequence genomic segment:
- the LOC130945809 gene encoding uncharacterized protein LOC130945809, producing the protein MKSPGYVKDIQRLAKRLTALSRFLGASAAKALPFFNLMRKGIAFEWTPACEEAFNHFKEILAAPPCSRSPRALQGAEPRYNKLEKLALALLTSSCRIRQYFQGHQIVVRTDQGIRQVLQKPDLAGKMMTWAIELSQYDLRYEPRHAIKAQAMADFLVEVTGDPTEETGIRWRLHVDGASIQKSRGAGIILESPARVIYEQLIKFEFPVSNNQAEYKALLGGLALAQKVGATRLEVCNDSQVVTLQVNGSYQARDSLLQKYLEKVRELSKQFEEVMIQHVPMEKNTQADLLSKLASTKPGVDNRSLTQGMVKEPAVALHLTKLGPSWLDPVTDFLENGKLPDDEKAAKALIREAAKYVTIQGQLFKKGLSQLLLKCLHLEQTDYVLREVHEGCCDHHIRGKVLARKLIRAGYYWPSMMVDSKEFVKKCVKCQENANFHRTPASELSLLTSS; encoded by the exons ATGAAGAGCCCAGGCTATGTCAAAGACATCCAGAGATTGGCAAAAAGGCTCACCGCGCTGTCTCGCTTCCTCGGAGCGTCGGCGGCAAAAGCTCTACCCTTTTTCAATCTGATGAGAAAAGGGATAGCGTTTGAATGGACCCCTGCGTGCGAGGAGGCATTCAATCACTTCAAAGAGATCCTGGCAGCACCCCCGTGCTCGAGAAGCCCAAG AGCACTACAAGGAGCAGAACCACGGTACAACAAGCTGGAGAAGCTAGCACTGGCACTCTTGACCTCTTCCTGTAGAATAAGGCAGTACTTCCAAGGCCACCAGATCGTCGTGAGGACGGACCAGGGAATCCGTCAAGTACTCCAAAAACCCGATCTAGCGGGAAAAATGATGACTTGGGCCATTGAACTCTCCCAGTACGACTTGCGGTATGAACCCCGACATGCGATTAAGGCACAAGCAATGGCCGACTTCTTGGTAGAAGTAACGGGGGACCCAACCGAGGAAACGGGCATACGGTGGAGGCTCCACGTAGACGGGGCCTCCATCCAAAAGTCCAGAGGAGCCGGGATCATCTTGGAAAGCCCTGCTAGGGTTATATACGAGCAATTGATCAAGTTTGAGTTCCCAGTATCAAACAACCAAGCGGAATATAAAGCCCTTTTGGGAGGCCTGGCCCTAGCTCAGAAAGTCGGGGCGACGAGGCTGGAGGTGTGTAACGACTCACAGGTCGTCACTTtgcaagtaaatggaagctaccaagcTAGAGACTCGCTTTTGCAAAAGTACTTGGAGAAGGTTAGGGAGTTGAGCAAGCAGTTCGAGGAGGTCATGATCCAACATGTCCCAATGGAAAAGAACACACAGGCAGACCTCCTATCTAAGCTAGCAAGTACGAAACCGGGAGTCGACAACCGATCTCTCACCCAAGGCATGGTAAAGGAACCAGCGGTCGCCCTCCACTTGACAAAGTTAGGCCCCTCTTGGTTGGACCCAGTCACCGATTTTCTGGAAAATGGCAAACTCCCAGACGACGAGAAAGCAGCTAAAGCGTTGATAAGGGAGGCAGCCAAATATGTGACCATACAGGGACAACTGTTCAAGAAAGGACTTAGCCAACTCCTGTTGAAATGCCTGCACCTCGAGCAGACGGATTACGTACTCAGGGAAGTCCACGAAGGGTGTTGCGACCACCACATCAGAGGCAAAGTCCTAGCAAGAAAGCTCATCCGAGCTGGATACTACTGGCCATCGATGATGGTAGATTCCAAAGAATTTGTGAAGAAATGCGTCAAGTGTCAGGAGAACGCCAACTTCCACAGAACACCCGCTTCCGAGCTAAGCCTACTGACGTCCTCCTGA